The DNA region GGTGTCGACGGGGGTGGGGTCGGCTGGGGCGTCGTCGCCGTTGCCATCGACGTCGGCGTCGACGTCGGTATCGCCGTCCGGGGCTGGCTGGTCGCTCGAGGCGTCTGACTCGTCGCTCACTGGTTGAGGATGTGGGAGCGGGACAATGAACGTTCTGAACCTGTCCCGACATCCTCCGTCGACGCACGCCTCGAGCGGTGTCCCCGCTATCGGTTACGCTCGAGGAACCCTACTCGACCAGTCGCTCGATTTCGGTAACGAGAATGTCGCTCGCGCCGGTGTTCTTCACTTCGGTGATGGTCTCGAACACCTCGCGCTCGTCGACGACGGCGTGGACGGCGACGGACTCGCCGCCTCCGTTGGCGATGTCCATGATCGTCGGGCCGCCCATGCCGGGGATGACTTCGCGGACGTCCTCGAGCCGGTTTTTTGGAACGTTCATCATCAGGTACCGCTTCCCGTCGGCGGCCAGCACCGAGGAGAGCGCGGTTCGAATCTCTTGCACCTTGGGCTCCTCGAGGACGTCCTCGCGGGCGAACAGGCGCACGGAACTCGAGAGGACCTCCTCGATGACGGCGAGGCGGTTCATCTTCAGGGTCGTCCCCGTGCTCGTGATGTCGACGATGGCGTCGGCCATCTCGACGTGTGGCGTCAACTCCGTCGCGCCCGTGACCTCGACGATCGAGGGCTCGAGCCCGCGTTCGTCGAAGAACTGCCGGGTGACGGTCGGGAACTCGGTGGCGACGGTCTTGCCCGCCAGGTCCTCGACGGCGTCGATGTCGCCGTCTTCGGGCGACGCGAGCACGAGTCGACAGCGGCCGAACTCGAGGTCGAGCAGTTCCGAAACGGTGGCGACGTCGGCCTCCCGATACTGGTCGTAGCCAGTGATCCCGAGGTCGGCCGCCCCATCGGCGACGTACTCGGGGATGTCGGCGGCCCGGGCGAAGAGGATGGTGACCTCGGGGTCGACGGTGTCGGCGTAGAGCTTCCTGGCGGCGCCGTTCTCGAGGTGGAGGCCGGCCCGCTCGAGGAGGTCGATCGTCGGATCGTGCAGGCGGCCCTTGTTGGGGACGGCGAGACGCATTGACGGGCCATTGGGTGCGTAGCGGGAACTGTCTTTCCATCGCAACTGCACCGCGTTTGCTCGATCCAGGTGAGGTCGCTTCATCTCGAGTCGATCGAGCAAACGTTTGATTCCAGCAATCGACGTACTCGATAGTCGATTACTGAACGGTTAACGGAAACTGAGTGAGAAGTGAGTCGAAGGTGTACAAGCGACTATCGACGACCTGGGAACTGCTCCGCGGTCGCAATTCCGCTAAATGGTCTCGGAAATACTCGAGCGCAGTGGGCGATCAGTCGGGTTCGTCCGTTTCGAAGCAGGCACCGGTACGGCCGCTCCAGCGACTCCATCTCCCAGTTCCAGATCGGTAAGCGTACTTTTACCCGTTCGTGGTCGATTACACCCGTCAGTTACCACTTTCTAATGTCAATCTGTGGGTGAAACGATCCGCCTCGCTTTACGTCCGACCGTGCATCTCGAAGGTGTTATGGACGAACCCACAGATCAACCCGGGGAGAGTCGATTGTCGGCAGACCGAGAGACGATCCGCCGCTGGGCGGACGAACACGCTGCGACGCCCGCTCGCCACGAGGACGAACCGGATCGCTACCGCATCCTCCCGGAGTCCGAGACGATGGGATCCCACGAGACGGTCGAGTGGGACGAGTTCTTCGGCCGACTCGAGGAGGGCGACCAGGTGGTAATCTACCACGGTGCGGAGGCGTCCGAACCCTTCGAAGTGACCCGTCGCGAAGAGGCCCTCACGCGAAGCAACGTCGATCGAGAGGACCTGAAAGAGCGCCTCCTCGAGGGCGAGACGGTGACGACGGAGATTACCGAGACCACCGTCGTCGAGAGCGTCGTCGTCGAGGAGACGAGCATCGAGAGCGAACTCGTCGACACCGAGGTGATCGACGAGAGCGTGGTCGACGTCGAACTCCTGCAACGGGAGTGTACGGGCTGTACGCTCGTCGACGAGGGAGGGAGTGATCGTGATCACGCGGACTGGTTCGACGAGGACCGCTACTACGACGCGGTCGACCGTACGGGGTCAGAGCCCGTGCCCGCAGACACCGGGGTCGGCTCCATCGAGTCCACTACCGACGTCCCGTACTCCGCCGAACTCGAGGTGGAGGAGATGTGGTCGGTTACTCGCGAGTTCACCGAACGGTTCACCGTCGAGAGCCACGTCGCGGGCACCGACGTGGTCGAAACCGACACCGTCGAGGACCGCGACATCGACGTCGAGGGACTCCAGCGCACGATCGCCGAGAGCGACCTTCTCGACGTCGACGTGTCGACCGACAACGTGCTCACGGAGTACGAGGTCGAATCCGAGGTGAGCGAAGACGACCGAATTCACACCTACTTCACCCGCGAACACGTCGTCCAGGACGAGGTAGTCGACCGGAAGCGCCTGGACGCTGACGTGACCGGGGGCGAACTCCTGGCGATGGAGACCGTTCACACCGAGGACGTCGTTACCGAGGAATCCGGAACGATGCCGACCGGCACGACCGAAGGTGGCGCTGTTGAGGGCGCCGACGGGGAATCGATGGGTGCTACCGAAGCGGAACCGATGGGAGCCACCGGAGAGGAGTCAATGGGTGCCACCGGAGAGGAGCCAATAGAGGCCACGGAAGGGGCCGGGCGAGTAACGCTCTCCGACGACGAAATCGGAAAAGCGGTCGTCGACACCGCGGGCGAGGAACTCGGGATGGTTACCGACGTCGAAGAGGGCGGCGAAACGATGTACGTCGATGCCCATCCGGGGATCACCGAGAAGATCAAAGCCGCGCTCGACTGGGGCAACGTCAACGACGACGACTTTCCCGTCGAGGCCAACGAAATCGAGCACGTGACCGACGACCAGGTAGTACTCAAAGGAGCCGAGGAGCTCGGATCGGACGAGAAATCGATGTAACCCGGTCGCGTAATTTCGCCCGCTGTGTTCTTCGAGCGGCGGGTTCTTTTTCGAGACGACGAGCGGCTCATCCACTTTCACTTCATCGATCCATCGGTCGTGATACTTTCCAATCGAAATTCGGATGGCAGGATACTCTCATTTTGAAAGGCACAACTCGCTTGAACCCGTAGCCCGTAGTATCCACCATGACGAAACGACGCGCCCACCTCGAGATAACCGGGATGTCATGTGCGACGTGTTCGGGGTCCGTCGAGAGTGCGCTGGCGGATCTCGAAGGGGTCGAGGAGGCGAGCGCGAACTTCGCGACCGACGAGGGAGTCGTCGCCTACGACCCCGACGAGGTCAGCCTCGAGGAAGTCGTCGAGGCGGTATCGAACGCGGGCTACGAGGTCGCGACCGAAACCACCTCGATTCCCGTGATGGGGATGTCCTGTGCGACCTGCTCGGGAACCGTCCAGGAGGCGACGGAGGCTCTCCCCGGGGTCGTCTCGGCGGACGTGAACTTCGCCTCGGACGAGGCCCGGATCCGGTACAATCGGTCGGACGTCTCGCTGGCCGAAATCCGACGCGCGATCGAGGAGGCGGGATACGAACCCGCTGGCGGCGAGAACGAGGAAGACGAGGGCCAGCGCGAGCGTGCCGTCGAGCGCGAACTGTCCCGGCAGCGACGGCTGGTGATCGGTGGCGGCCTGCTCACGCTGCCGTTCGTGCCGATCATGCTCGCGATGCTCGGACTCGTGCCGCCGCTCCACGAGGTGCTCGGGATCGGCGAGGGAGTCGTCGACTGGACCGAGTTCGCCATCGCGACGGTCATGATGGCGACCCTCGGCCGCGAGTTCCTTGTCGGCGCCTATCGTGCGTTCGCGCACAACCGGCGGGCGAACATGGACACCCTCGTCGCCGTCGGTACCCTCGCGGGCTACGTCTACTCGACGGCCGTGCTAACGGTCGGGCTGACCGGCAACCTCTACTTCGAGGCCGTCGCGTTCATCCTCTGGTTCATCACGCTGGGCAACTGGCTCGAGGTCCGCTCGAAGGCGCGAGCGGGCAATGCCCTGCGGGAACTCCTCGAGATGGAGGCCGAGGACGCCACGGTCGTGCGGGACGGGACTGAAGTACAGGTGCCCCTCGAGGACGTCCAGGTCGGCGACGTGCTCAAGGTCCGCCCGGGCGAGCGGATTCCGACCGACGGCGTCGTCCTCGAGGGCCAGAGCGCCGTCGACGAGTCGATGTTGACCGGCGAATCGGTCCCGGTCGAGAAGGGCGAGGGCGACGACGTCGTGGGGAGCACGATCAACGAGAACGGCGTCCTGCTGGTTGAGGCGACCAAAGTCGGCTCCGAGACGGCGCTCCAACAGATCGTCGACCGGGTCAAGGAGGCCCAGTCGCGCCAGCCCGATATCCAGCGGGTGGTCGACACTGTAAGCGCCTACTTCGTCCCCGCGGTGATCGTCAACGCCGTGATCTGGGCCGTTTTCTGGGCGCTGTTCCCCGACGCTCTCTACGGCGCCTCGGCTTGGCTCGGCTCCTGGATTCCCGTGCTTGAGCCGGTCGGCGGCGGCCCGGTCGCGGGCGGCGTACCCGTCCTCGAGTTCTCGGTCGTCGTGCTCGCCTCCGCACTGTTGATCGCCTGCCCCTGCGCGCTCGGGCTGGCGACGCCTGCGGCGACGATGGTCGGCTCCACGCTGAGTGCGACCAACGGCGTCCTATTCAAGGGTGGCGACGTCCTCGAGCAGGTCCGGGGAATCGATACCGTCGTCTTCGACAAGACCGGGACCCTGACCCACGGCGAGATGACGCTGACCGACGTGGTTGTCCTGGACGACGAAGCGAGCGGAGTCGCGGCCGACGGGGGGACCGACCCCCGCGCCGACGGCGGCGTCCTCGAGACGCGCGAGGAGTCCCTCGAATCGTTCGTCCTGGGAGCCGCGGCGGCCGCCGAATCAGGCTCGGAACACCCCATCGGGCGCGCCGTCGTCGAGGGCGCCGCCGACCGGGGCGTCGAAGTAGGAGAACTGGAGGACTTCGAGAACGTCCCCGGTCACGGGATCCGTGCGGAGACGGCCCGCGGGACGGTCGTGGTCGGTCGGCGAAAATTGCTCGAGGACGAGGGGATCGACCCCGAGCCAGCCGAAGAGGTCCTCGAGCGCCTCGAGCGCGAGGGGAAGACCGCTATCCCGGTCGCCGTCGACGGCACGTTGCTGGGCGTCGTCGCGGTGGCCGACGAGGTCCGCGAGAGCGCGACGGAGACCGTGGCCACCCTGCGGGAGCGGGGCATCGAGGTCGTCATGCTGACCGGCGACAACGAGCGGACGGCTCGAGCGGTCGCGGAGCGGGTGGGCATCGAGCCCGGGAACGTCCGGGCAGGCGTCCTGCCGGAGGACAAGGCGGACCACGTCGAGGACCTGCAGTCGGCCGGCGACGACGGTAGCGACGGCACGCGAGTGATGATGGTCGGCGACGGCGTCAACGACGCTCCCGCGCTCACGACGGCCCACGTCGGCGTCGCTATCGGCTCCGGGACCGACGTGGCCATCGAATCGGCCGACGTGACGCTGATGCGCGACGACCCCGCCGACGTGCTCAAGGCGATCCGCATCTCGGAGGCTACCTTGCGGAAGGTTCGACAGAACCTCTTCTGGGCGTTGATCTACAACACCACGCTGGTCCCGATCGCCTCGCTCGGGCTGCTCAACCCCGCCCTGGCCGGCCTGGCGATGGCGACCTCGAGCGTGAGCGTGATGACGAACAGCCTCTCGTTCGCCGCCTACGATCCCCACGAGGACCACCGGCCGCTGGTCACGCGGCCGCTCGAGTGGATTCGGCGGTAGGACGATCGGCCAGCCAACGAATAAATTTTCGAATTGGGGCTGTTCGACGAACAGAGTTCTGAATTTATCCCTGTGGTAGAACAATACTCAGATATCGGGTGCTATTCACAGACATAATATAGCTGGGGCGTCAGTGACACACATGGGCCAGTTCACGCACGCCGACCTCGAGATCGCGTCGGCGTACGACGCCTACATCGACGGCGAACGGACCCCGCCGGCCGGGGGAGACTACAGCGACCTGATCGACCCGGCGAGCGAGGAACCCTTCACGCGCGTCGCCAGCTGCACCGAGGCCGACGTCTACGACGCCGTGCGAGCGGCGCGGCGAGCCTTCGCGGAGTGGCGAGAGACGCCCCCGGACGAACGGGGTCGACGGGTTTACGAAATGGGACGCATCATCCGCGAACACGTCGACGAACTCGCCGCCCTCGAGAGCCTGGATCAGGGGAAGCCGCTATCGCAGGCGCGAAGCGACGTCGAGAGTGCGGCCCGCTACTTCGAGTACTACGCCGGGTTCACCGACAAACTCGAGGGCAAGAGCATCCCGCTCGGTTCCGACACCCTCGATTTCACGATTCGCGAACCCTACGGCGTGAGCGCGCAGATCACGCCGTGGAATTTCCCCGGGAATCTCTTCGCGCGTGGGACCGCCCCCGCGCTGGTCGCCGGGAACGCGGTCGTCGTCAAACCAGCGCCGAACACGCCCCTGAGTACGCTCAGGCTGACCGAACTGTGCGCGCAGGTGGGTGTTCCCGACGGTCTCGTCAACGTCGTTCCGGGCGGCGGGGAGACGGGGGCCGCGCTCACCGGTCACAAGGATGTCGACACGATCACCTTCACGGGCAGCGTCCCGACAGGGCAGGCTATCATGCGATCGGCTGCCGACTCGATCACGCCAGTCACGCTCGAGCTCGGGGGGAAGAACCCCGCGATCGTGTTTCCAGACGCCGACCTCGAGGCCACGACGGAGACCATTTCGACGGCTATCTTCACGAACGCCGGACAGGTCTGTTCGGCCGCCGACCGGGCGCTCGTCCACGAGTCGGTCTACGACGAGTTCGTCGAACGAATCGTCGACCTGGCCGCGGACTACGAGCTCGCCCCCGGGGCCGAGGACGCCGACATGGGTCCGTTGGCCTCCGAGGAACAGTTCGAGAAGGTCACGAGCTACGTCGACCTCGGGCAACGCGAGGGCGCGACGCTCGCGGCCGGCGGCGGGACGCCGGATCGGCCCGGCTACTTCGTCGAACCGACCGTCTTCGCCGACGTCGAACCCGGGATGCGCATCGAACAGGAGGAGATTTTCGGCCCCGTCCTCTGCGTCGTTCCGTTCGCCGACGAGACCGAGGCCCTCGAAATCGCCAACGGAGTCGACTACGGGCTGGTCTCCGGCGTCTTCACCGGGGACGTTTCGAGAGCAGGTCGACTGGCGAGGCGTCTCGAGGCGGGGAACGTCTACGTCAACGACTGGTTCGTCGACACCCAACAGACGCCCTTCGGCGGGTACAAGCGGAGCGGTATCGGCCGCGAAAAGGGCCTGGAGGCCCTCGAGTCCTACGTCCAGACCAAGAACGTCGCCATCGCGCTCGAGGACGGCGGCGGCAACCTTCCGGGTGCGTGATCGTTCGGTCCTCGTACCGGGAGAACGTCGTTCGGCGACTCCACGCTGAAGGCAGTTTTGATCGGTTGCCGATCGGATGTGGTGTAACAAATCCGGATATTTCCCACATGGGAGAAAATTTTCCACATTTATCATGCTGGTTATGGAAACTGTTTTATCATCGAGCGATAATAGTGATACGAGCGTCATGACTGACATTTCCACACAAGGTGCGATCGACGCGTCGCGGCGACGGCTCCTCACGGCGATCGCGGCGGCCGGCGGGGTGAGTCTCGCGGGGTGTACCAGCGACGACGGGAACGGTGACGGTGGGAACGGTGGCAGCGGGGACGGTGGTGGCGGGAACGGTGGCGGCGGAACCAGCGTCTCGCTCGGCATCGGACGGGGCGCGTGGGACCTGATTCCCGCGCGCGACACCGACTTCGACTCCAACAAAGTGTACTCGCTGATCTACAACAACCTCGTGGACATTACCCCCGAAGGGGAGTACGTCCCGCAGCTGGCGAGCGACTGGGAACTCGAGAGCGACACCCAGTACGTCTTCACCCTCGAGGAGGGCGTCACGTTCCACAACGGCGAGGAGTTCACCGCCTCGGACGTCCAGTACACCTACGACTGGATCGAGACCGAGGAGAACCCCCGGAAGAACTACGTAAGCGCGATTGAGGACGTCGTCGTCGAGGACGATTACACGGTCCGCTTCGACCTCGCACACCCCCACGCGCCGTTCCTCGACAACATCGAGAAGGTGATGTGGCCGCTCTCGGAGGAGGCCGTCACCGAACACGGCGAGGACTACAACTCGAACCCGGTCGGGACCGGGCCGTACGAACTGGTCGAGTGGAACTCGGGACAGAACGCGATCCTCCGAAAGTACGACGACTACTGGCAGGACGACCTGCCGAACATCGACGAAATTGAGTTCCGTATCCTCCCCGACGAGTCGTCGATGATCTCCCAGCTCGAGACGGGGTCGATCCAGGCTGTCGACCAGATGTCACCCCAGTACGTCGACCAGGTCGAGAGTGCCAACGGCATCTCGGTCCTGCGAACCGAGGACGTCAGTTCCGGTCGCGTCGACTTCAACACCGACGTCGAACCGCTCGACGACCGCCGGGTCCGTCGGGCCATCGCGTGGGCGATCGACAAGGAACAGATCGTTCAGACGGTCCTGCAGGGGTACGGCGAGGCCGGGAAGTCGATCCTCCCGAGTTCCTTCGCGGCCTATAACGGCGACCTCTCGGACTTCAATCACCCGAACGGGGACCCACAGCAGGCCCAGGACCTGCTCGCGGAAGCCGGCCAGGAGAATCTCTCGCTCGAGATCATCAGTTCGACGACGACCCAGCACGAACAGGCGGCGACGCTCGTCCAGAGCATGCTCGAGGACATCGGTGTCGAGGCGAGCGTGCAGACGCTGGACGGCTCGACGTTCTGGACCCGCGAGCAGGAGGGTGACTTCGAGATTGCCGTCTCTAACTGGGAGTCGTTCGCCGATCCGGACGAGTTGCTCTACCTCCACCACACCGATGGCCTCAACGTCTGGAACATCAGCAACGACGAACTCGACAGCTTGCTCGAGGAACAGCGCCAGACGACGGACCAGGAGGCCCGACAGGAACTCCTCGACGAGATTCAGCAGATCATCTACGAGGAAGCGTACTCCGTCTACACTTACTACCCCGAGCGGCTCCAGGGCGTTTCGGACCGCATAGAGGGATTCGAACAGTATCCCCACGGCTCGTTCCGGTCGCTCCACGAGGCGACTTACGAGTGAGTCGAAATATCTGAACGGATTATTCTATCAACGGATCTCGTTGAACTCTGTTCTATAATTCTTCCAAAGTCGGAACAAAGTCCCGATATCGACCCCCGCATCCCAAAACTTCATGTCCGTTCGAACTGACCCTCGAGTATGTCTGACAGTGACAGAAGCGTCCTCGTGACCGGGGCCGGGTCGGGGATGGGCGAAGCCACCGCCCGGCGGTTCGCGGCGACGGGTGCGAACGTGCTGGTCGTCGACCTCGACGAAGAGGGGGCCGCGGCGACGGTCGGGGCGATCGAGGCCGACGGGGGGACCGCCCGGAGTCACGTCGCGGACGTGTCCGATCCAGCGGCCGTCGAGGGGATGATCGACCGCGCCGCCGAGGCGTTCGGCGGGCTGGACGTGCTCCACAACAACGCGGGCGTGCCCCAGGAGTCGACGCCCGTCGAGGACGTGACCGAGGAGACGTGGGACGCCACCGTCGACGTGAACCTCAAGAGCGCGTTTCTCGGGGCGAAGTACGCGGTGCCCGAACTCAGGGAGAGCGACGCGGGCGTGATCCTCAACACGGCCTCGACCGCCGCGATTCGCCCGCGGACCGGGCTCTCGGCGTACGTCGCCTCCAAGGCCGGGATGGTCGGCCTCACGAAGCAACTGGCGTACGAGCTCGCCGACGATGGGATTCGCGTCAACGCCATCTGCCCCGTCGCGACGGACACGCCGATGCTGCAGGACTTCGCTGCCGGCGACCTGAGCGTCGAATCGATGCACGACACCATCCCGCTCGGGCGGCTCTGCGAACCAGAGGACGTCGCCGGCGCGGCTGTCTTCCTCGCCAGCGAGGACGCCTCGATGATCACCGGCACCGCCCTCGAGGTCGACGGGGGGCGCGACATCTGACCATGACGACCCGAACTGCCATCGACGACGCCGTCGAGTCGCGCCAGGCGGACGGCCTCGAGTTCCTGACGGAGTTCCTCCGGATCGACACCGAGAACCCGCCCGGTCGAAACTACCGCGAGGGAGCCGAGTTCCTCC from Natronosalvus rutilus includes:
- the hisG gene encoding ATP phosphoribosyltransferase, whose protein sequence is MRLAVPNKGRLHDPTIDLLERAGLHLENGAARKLYADTVDPEVTILFARAADIPEYVADGAADLGITGYDQYREADVATVSELLDLEFGRCRLVLASPEDGDIDAVEDLAGKTVATEFPTVTRQFFDERGLEPSIVEVTGATELTPHVEMADAIVDITSTGTTLKMNRLAVIEEVLSSSVRLFAREDVLEEPKVQEIRTALSSVLAADGKRYLMMNVPKNRLEDVREVIPGMGGPTIMDIANGGGESVAVHAVVDEREVFETITEVKNTGASDILVTEIERLVE
- a CDS encoding ABC transporter substrate-binding protein; this translates as MTDISTQGAIDASRRRLLTAIAAAGGVSLAGCTSDDGNGDGGNGGSGDGGGGNGGGGTSVSLGIGRGAWDLIPARDTDFDSNKVYSLIYNNLVDITPEGEYVPQLASDWELESDTQYVFTLEEGVTFHNGEEFTASDVQYTYDWIETEENPRKNYVSAIEDVVVEDDYTVRFDLAHPHAPFLDNIEKVMWPLSEEAVTEHGEDYNSNPVGTGPYELVEWNSGQNAILRKYDDYWQDDLPNIDEIEFRILPDESSMISQLETGSIQAVDQMSPQYVDQVESANGISVLRTEDVSSGRVDFNTDVEPLDDRRVRRAIAWAIDKEQIVQTVLQGYGEAGKSILPSSFAAYNGDLSDFNHPNGDPQQAQDLLAEAGQENLSLEIISSTTTQHEQAATLVQSMLEDIGVEASVQTLDGSTFWTREQEGDFEIAVSNWESFADPDELLYLHHTDGLNVWNISNDELDSLLEEQRQTTDQEARQELLDEIQQIIYEEAYSVYTYYPERLQGVSDRIEGFEQYPHGSFRSLHEATYE
- a CDS encoding aldehyde dehydrogenase family protein, with the translated sequence MGQFTHADLEIASAYDAYIDGERTPPAGGDYSDLIDPASEEPFTRVASCTEADVYDAVRAARRAFAEWRETPPDERGRRVYEMGRIIREHVDELAALESLDQGKPLSQARSDVESAARYFEYYAGFTDKLEGKSIPLGSDTLDFTIREPYGVSAQITPWNFPGNLFARGTAPALVAGNAVVVKPAPNTPLSTLRLTELCAQVGVPDGLVNVVPGGGETGAALTGHKDVDTITFTGSVPTGQAIMRSAADSITPVTLELGGKNPAIVFPDADLEATTETISTAIFTNAGQVCSAADRALVHESVYDEFVERIVDLAADYELAPGAEDADMGPLASEEQFEKVTSYVDLGQREGATLAAGGGTPDRPGYFVEPTVFADVEPGMRIEQEEIFGPVLCVVPFADETEALEIANGVDYGLVSGVFTGDVSRAGRLARRLEAGNVYVNDWFVDTQQTPFGGYKRSGIGREKGLEALESYVQTKNVAIALEDGGGNLPGA
- a CDS encoding SDR family NAD(P)-dependent oxidoreductase; this encodes MSDSDRSVLVTGAGSGMGEATARRFAATGANVLVVDLDEEGAAATVGAIEADGGTARSHVADVSDPAAVEGMIDRAAEAFGGLDVLHNNAGVPQESTPVEDVTEETWDATVDVNLKSAFLGAKYAVPELRESDAGVILNTASTAAIRPRTGLSAYVASKAGMVGLTKQLAYELADDGIRVNAICPVATDTPMLQDFAAGDLSVESMHDTIPLGRLCEPEDVAGAAVFLASEDASMITGTALEVDGGRDI
- a CDS encoding heavy metal translocating P-type ATPase, giving the protein MTKRRAHLEITGMSCATCSGSVESALADLEGVEEASANFATDEGVVAYDPDEVSLEEVVEAVSNAGYEVATETTSIPVMGMSCATCSGTVQEATEALPGVVSADVNFASDEARIRYNRSDVSLAEIRRAIEEAGYEPAGGENEEDEGQRERAVERELSRQRRLVIGGGLLTLPFVPIMLAMLGLVPPLHEVLGIGEGVVDWTEFAIATVMMATLGREFLVGAYRAFAHNRRANMDTLVAVGTLAGYVYSTAVLTVGLTGNLYFEAVAFILWFITLGNWLEVRSKARAGNALRELLEMEAEDATVVRDGTEVQVPLEDVQVGDVLKVRPGERIPTDGVVLEGQSAVDESMLTGESVPVEKGEGDDVVGSTINENGVLLVEATKVGSETALQQIVDRVKEAQSRQPDIQRVVDTVSAYFVPAVIVNAVIWAVFWALFPDALYGASAWLGSWIPVLEPVGGGPVAGGVPVLEFSVVVLASALLIACPCALGLATPAATMVGSTLSATNGVLFKGGDVLEQVRGIDTVVFDKTGTLTHGEMTLTDVVVLDDEASGVAADGGTDPRADGGVLETREESLESFVLGAAAAAESGSEHPIGRAVVEGAADRGVEVGELEDFENVPGHGIRAETARGTVVVGRRKLLEDEGIDPEPAEEVLERLEREGKTAIPVAVDGTLLGVVAVADEVRESATETVATLRERGIEVVMLTGDNERTARAVAERVGIEPGNVRAGVLPEDKADHVEDLQSAGDDGSDGTRVMMVGDGVNDAPALTTAHVGVAIGSGTDVAIESADVTLMRDDPADVLKAIRISEATLRKVRQNLFWALIYNTTLVPIASLGLLNPALAGLAMATSSVSVMTNSLSFAAYDPHEDHRPLVTRPLEWIRR